One Phocaeicola dorei genomic region harbors:
- a CDS encoding sigma-54-dependent transcriptional regulator — translation MPHSILIVEDDLTFATMLKTWLGKKGFSVDTASSNARARKQLDAQPYDLVLSDLRLPDQDGIFLLSWMKEQKYNIPLIIMTGYADIQSAVQAIKHGASDYISKPVQPDELLKKINEALQNKALPTPAGIEKNTVTPKASKSKAVPHSATVPPSNFLEGESEAARQLYNYVGLVAPTPMSVLINGASGTGKEYVAHRIHQLSKRADKPFIAIDCGSIPKELAASEFFGHVKGSFTGALNDKTGAFVEANGGTLFLDEIGNLSYEVQIQLLRALQERRIRPVGSNKEIEVDVRLVSATNENLQQAIEKGNFREDLYHRINEFTLRMPALKERQEDILLFANFFLDQANRELDRQLIGFDAAASQALQTYSWPGNLRQLKNIVKRATLLAQSNFITLAELGYELQEPVMSASPQTFSLHDEAAEKKRILEALKQTGNNKSKAAILLGIDRKTLYNKLKLYDIQ, via the coding sequence ATGCCACATTCCATTCTGATAGTAGAAGATGACTTGACTTTTGCCACCATGTTGAAAACCTGGCTGGGTAAAAAAGGATTTTCGGTTGATACAGCAAGCAGTAATGCGCGCGCACGCAAACAACTGGACGCACAACCATACGATCTTGTCTTGTCTGATCTGCGCCTGCCCGATCAAGATGGTATCTTCTTGCTTTCATGGATGAAAGAACAGAAATACAACATCCCACTCATCATCATGACAGGCTATGCTGACATCCAAAGCGCTGTACAGGCCATAAAACATGGAGCCAGTGATTACATTTCAAAACCGGTACAACCGGATGAGTTGCTGAAGAAAATTAATGAGGCATTGCAAAACAAAGCTTTACCTACACCGGCAGGAATAGAAAAGAACACAGTCACGCCCAAAGCATCCAAGAGCAAAGCCGTTCCCCATAGTGCAACCGTTCCTCCCTCTAATTTCCTGGAGGGGGAAAGCGAGGCGGCGCGCCAACTCTACAATTATGTAGGTCTGGTAGCTCCCACCCCCATGTCCGTACTGATAAACGGTGCCAGCGGAACAGGTAAAGAGTATGTGGCGCACCGTATTCATCAGCTAAGCAAACGGGCCGACAAACCGTTCATTGCCATAGACTGCGGTTCTATCCCCAAAGAACTGGCGGCTTCCGAATTCTTCGGTCATGTAAAAGGCTCCTTCACAGGGGCGTTAAACGACAAAACAGGAGCATTCGTAGAAGCCAACGGAGGTACTTTGTTTCTGGATGAAATAGGCAACTTAAGTTATGAAGTACAAATACAGTTGCTCCGTGCTTTGCAGGAAAGACGCATCCGTCCGGTCGGCTCCAATAAAGAAATAGAGGTAGATGTGCGGCTGGTCAGCGCTACCAACGAGAACCTGCAACAAGCCATTGAAAAAGGAAACTTCCGCGAAGATCTTTACCACCGTATCAATGAATTTACCCTTCGTATGCCGGCATTAAAAGAACGGCAAGAAGATATCCTGCTATTCGCCAATTTCTTTTTGGACCAGGCAAACAGGGAACTGGACCGCCAGCTGATAGGGTTTGACGCCGCTGCCAGCCAAGCTTTACAAACGTATTCATGGCCCGGAAATCTCCGGCAACTGAAGAATATAGTAAAACGTGCCACCCTGTTGGCACAGAGCAACTTTATCACCCTTGCCGAATTAGGTTATGAGTTGCAGGAACCTGTAATGTCCGCCAGTCCGCAGACGTTCAGCCTGCACGATGAAGCGGCGGAAAAGAAACGTATCCTTGAGGCATTGAAGCAGACAGGAAACAATAAAAGTAAAGCCGCCATCTTATTAGGCATAGACCGGAAGACTTTATATAACAAATTGAAACTGTACGATATTCAATAA
- a CDS encoding RluA family pseudouridine synthase, translating to MTVVYEDNHIVVVNKTSSEIVQGDKTGDTPLSEMVKQYLKEKYNKPGNVFIGVTHRLDRPVSGLVVFAKTSKALPRLNEMFRNGEVKKTYWAIVKECPKETEGELVHYLVRNEKQNKSYAYDKEVKNSKKAVLHYKLIGHSQNYYLLEVDLKTGRHHQIRCQLAKMGCPIKGDLKYGSPRSNPDGSICLHARTVQFVHPVSKEMIRLTAPVPEGNLWNGFEID from the coding sequence ATGACAGTTGTTTACGAGGATAATCATATTGTTGTAGTCAATAAGACTTCTTCCGAGATCGTTCAGGGAGACAAGACCGGTGATACTCCCTTGTCGGAGATGGTGAAACAATACCTGAAAGAGAAATATAATAAGCCGGGAAATGTTTTCATTGGAGTGACCCACCGCTTGGACCGTCCCGTCAGCGGGTTGGTGGTGTTCGCCAAAACGAGCAAGGCATTGCCCAGACTGAATGAGATGTTCCGTAATGGTGAGGTGAAAAAGACCTATTGGGCCATAGTGAAAGAATGCCCCAAGGAAACGGAGGGCGAGCTGGTTCACTATTTGGTGCGTAACGAGAAACAGAATAAGTCTTATGCATACGATAAGGAAGTAAAGAATTCCAAGAAAGCTGTACTTCATTATAAACTTATCGGCCATTCTCAGAATTACTATTTATTGGAGGTGGATCTGAAAACCGGAAGGCATCATCAGATTCGTTGCCAGTTGGCCAAGATGGGATGTCCCATTAAAGGTGATTTGAAATATGGCTCTCCACGTTCCAACCCGGATGGCAGTATCTGTCTGCATGCCCGGACGGTACAATTCGTTCACCCTGTGTCGAAGGAAATGATCCGGTTGACTGCGCCGGTACCCGAAGGTAACTTGTGGAACGGTTTTGAGATAGACTAA
- the fabG gene encoding 3-oxoacyl-[acyl-carrier-protein] reductase, whose translation MGLLTGKTAIVTGAARGIGKAIALKFAAEGANIAFTDLVIDENGQNTEKEIAALGVKVKGYASNAANFEDTEKVVNQIKDDFGSVDILVNNAGITKDGLMMRMSEAQWDAVIAVNLKSAFNFIHACTPIMMRQKSGSIINMASVVGVHGNAGQCNYSASKAGMIGLAKSIAQELGSRGIRANAIAPGFIITDMTAKLSDEVKAEWAKKIPLRRGGTPEDVADVATFLASDMSSYVSGQVIQVDGGMNM comes from the coding sequence ATGGGATTATTAACAGGAAAGACTGCGATTGTGACAGGTGCCGCTCGTGGTATTGGTAAAGCGATTGCATTGAAGTTTGCTGCCGAAGGAGCAAATATTGCTTTTACAGACTTGGTAATTGATGAAAACGGTCAGAATACAGAAAAAGAAATTGCTGCGTTGGGTGTAAAGGTGAAAGGTTATGCTTCTAATGCTGCGAATTTTGAGGATACAGAGAAAGTGGTTAATCAGATTAAGGATGATTTCGGTTCTGTTGATATTTTGGTGAACAATGCAGGTATCACGAAAGATGGATTGATGATGCGTATGAGTGAGGCGCAGTGGGATGCGGTAATCGCTGTGAACTTGAAGTCTGCCTTTAACTTTATCCACGCATGTACTCCGATCATGATGCGTCAGAAGAGTGGAAGCATTATCAACATGGCTTCCGTAGTGGGTGTTCACGGAAATGCCGGTCAATGTAACTATTCTGCTTCAAAAGCCGGTATGATCGGTTTGGCTAAATCCATCGCTCAGGAATTGGGCTCTCGCGGTATCCGTGCCAATGCCATCGCTCCGGGATTCATCATCACGGATATGACAGCCAAATTGTCTGACGAAGTAAAAGCTGAGTGGGCCAAGAAGATTCCTTTGCGTCGTGGAGGTACTCCTGAAGATGTGGCGGATGTAGCTACTTTCCTGGCTTCTGATATGTCTTCGTATGTATCAGGACAGGTTATCCAGGTTGACGGCGGTATGAACATGTAA
- a CDS encoding TetR/AcrR family transcriptional regulator encodes MAVSKTRAKLVDVARQLFAKNGVDDTTMNDIAVASKKGRRTLYTYFKSKEDIYMAVVESELEMLSGAMEKVAEQDIAPDTKILRLIETHLDSIKMVVFRNGTLRAGFFRDIWRVEAVRKNFDRTETKLFRQVLTEGKEKGIFDIDNVNIVADIVHYCVKGIEAPYIRGQIGEELDDETGWAYVAKIVYGALGRKEQNKE; translated from the coding sequence ATGGCAGTATCAAAGACTAGGGCTAAATTGGTAGACGTCGCCCGTCAGCTTTTTGCGAAGAATGGGGTGGATGATACGACAATGAATGATATAGCGGTGGCTTCCAAGAAGGGAAGACGCACGCTCTATACGTATTTCAAGAGCAAAGAAGACATTTATATGGCAGTGGTGGAGTCGGAGTTAGAGATGCTGTCGGGGGCTATGGAGAAAGTGGCTGAACAGGATATCGCTCCTGATACGAAAATACTGCGGCTGATAGAAACACATCTGGACTCTATCAAGATGGTGGTGTTCAGGAACGGGACTTTGCGTGCCGGCTTTTTCCGTGATATATGGAGAGTGGAGGCGGTGCGGAAGAATTTTGACCGGACGGAAACAAAGCTGTTCAGGCAGGTGTTGACGGAAGGAAAGGAAAAGGGAATCTTTGATATAGACAATGTGAATATCGTGGCGGATATTGTGCACTATTGCGTGAAGGGCATTGAAGCGCCTTATATACGTGGCCAGATAGGTGAGGAACTGGACGATGAGACAGGATGGGCATACGTGGCAAAAATTGTGTATGGCGCATTGGGGCGTAAAGAACAGAATAAGGAATAA
- a CDS encoding glycoside hydrolase family 2 protein — protein MKQNILFYLIALLFFPLYEMQAAHQPEFSTAGFYELANSGREVYSMNPAWRFHKGAATGAEATDFNDRNWKMVSLPDGIEYVPTEASGCINYQGEVWYRKHFTPADELKGKKLFLHFEAIMGKSKVFVNGNLLTEHFGGYLPVVVDVTDALNWETDNVIAVWADNSNDPSYPPGKAQDVLDYTYFGGIYRDCWLIAHRPVFITDPNFENEMAGGGLFVSYDKVSDTSAEIILKAHIRNDSKKNFKGVVEYELQQPDGTQAAFLNDVIQVRPGKAVTSKDKIMLKSPLLWSPETPTLYNLIVRIRDNEGNVVDGYRRRIGIRSVEFKGKDGFWLNGKPYPSPLIGANRHQDFAVVGNAVANSIHWRDAKKLRDAGMKVIRNAHCPQDPAFMDACDELGLFVIVNTPGWQFWNDAPEFAQRVYSDIRNLVRRDRNHPCVWLWEPILNETWYPADFAQNTLDIVNQEYPYPYCYSGCDSEARGHEVYPVLFTHPANADKDWAIKSLDPKITYFTREWGDNVDDWNSHNSPSRVARNWGEQAMLIQAQHYAAPRYPFTCYDVLCRTPRQHVGGCLWHSFDHQRGYHPDPFYGGVMDVFRQPKYAYYMFKAQRSPEKQDRLFETGPMVHIAHEMTPFSPKDVTVYSNCDEVRLTYNKGGKTWTYTKPATKEGMPSPVITFKDIYDFMIDKNMSMRKKKQDEVFLLAEGIIDGKVVATHEVRPARRPEKLLLWVDNENTDLKADGSDFVTVVAAIADKNGNIKRLNNYYVKFHVEGEGRILGGANILANPAPVKWGTAPVLIQSTLKPGKIKITASVLFEGSQMPASAVLELESKPAAHPFIYTESEAALIPMSSDSPFGQSAAKSASELEQERLLKERNAQRLKEVEKQQADFGEKK, from the coding sequence ATGAAACAAAACATCTTATTTTATCTCATCGCTTTACTATTTTTCCCTCTCTATGAGATGCAGGCAGCCCACCAACCTGAATTCTCTACTGCCGGTTTCTATGAACTGGCAAACTCCGGACGTGAAGTATATTCCATGAATCCGGCATGGCGATTCCACAAAGGAGCCGCTACAGGTGCAGAAGCTACCGACTTTAATGACCGGAACTGGAAAATGGTTTCCCTGCCCGACGGCATTGAATATGTACCGACTGAGGCCAGTGGATGTATCAACTATCAAGGCGAGGTATGGTACCGCAAACATTTCACTCCGGCAGATGAATTGAAAGGCAAAAAACTTTTCCTGCATTTCGAAGCTATCATGGGGAAAAGCAAAGTTTTCGTAAACGGCAATTTATTGACCGAACACTTTGGCGGATACCTGCCTGTAGTCGTTGATGTCACCGACGCACTGAATTGGGAAACAGACAATGTGATAGCCGTATGGGCAGACAACAGCAATGACCCCAGCTATCCTCCCGGCAAAGCACAGGATGTACTGGATTATACTTATTTTGGCGGCATCTATCGTGACTGCTGGCTAATAGCCCATCGTCCGGTTTTCATCACCGATCCCAATTTCGAAAACGAAATGGCAGGCGGCGGGCTTTTCGTGTCATACGACAAAGTTTCCGACACTTCCGCAGAAATAATCCTGAAAGCCCATATACGTAATGACAGTAAAAAGAACTTCAAAGGAGTAGTAGAATATGAACTTCAGCAACCCGACGGCACACAAGCCGCATTTCTGAACGATGTCATTCAAGTACGTCCGGGCAAGGCAGTCACTTCAAAAGATAAAATAATGTTGAAGTCTCCCCTGCTTTGGAGCCCTGAAACGCCTACGTTATATAACCTGATTGTCCGTATCCGCGACAATGAAGGAAATGTAGTGGACGGCTACCGCCGCCGCATCGGTATCCGCAGCGTAGAATTCAAGGGCAAGGACGGATTCTGGCTGAACGGCAAACCTTATCCAAGCCCACTGATTGGCGCCAACCGCCATCAGGATTTTGCCGTAGTAGGCAATGCCGTTGCCAACAGCATTCATTGGCGCGACGCTAAAAAGCTACGCGACGCAGGTATGAAAGTCATCCGGAATGCTCACTGCCCTCAAGACCCCGCCTTTATGGACGCCTGCGACGAACTGGGCTTGTTCGTCATCGTCAACACTCCGGGATGGCAATTCTGGAATGACGCCCCCGAATTTGCACAACGTGTCTATAGCGATATCCGCAACCTGGTACGGCGTGATCGCAATCACCCTTGTGTATGGTTATGGGAACCTATTCTGAATGAAACCTGGTATCCGGCAGACTTCGCCCAAAATACCCTCGATATTGTCAATCAAGAATACCCTTATCCGTATTGCTACTCCGGTTGCGACAGCGAAGCACGGGGACATGAGGTATATCCGGTACTCTTCACTCATCCGGCCAACGCGGACAAGGACTGGGCCATCAAAAGCCTCGACCCTAAAATAACCTATTTCACCCGCGAGTGGGGAGATAATGTAGACGACTGGAATTCGCACAACTCCCCCAGCCGTGTGGCACGCAACTGGGGGGAACAGGCTATGCTCATCCAGGCACAGCACTATGCCGCTCCCCGTTATCCTTTCACCTGTTACGATGTACTCTGCCGTACTCCGCGCCAACACGTCGGCGGCTGTTTGTGGCACTCGTTCGACCACCAACGCGGCTATCATCCCGATCCCTTCTATGGTGGTGTGATGGACGTATTCCGTCAACCCAAATATGCTTATTATATGTTCAAAGCCCAGCGCTCGCCCGAAAAGCAAGACCGTCTTTTCGAAACAGGACCGATGGTGCACATCGCCCATGAAATGACTCCCTTCTCACCCAAAGACGTTACTGTATACTCCAATTGTGACGAGGTGCGGCTTACTTATAATAAAGGTGGCAAGACATGGACTTACACCAAGCCGGCAACGAAAGAAGGAATGCCCTCACCCGTTATAACATTCAAAGATATATACGACTTCATGATAGACAAGAACATGTCTATGAGAAAGAAGAAACAGGACGAGGTGTTCCTACTGGCCGAAGGCATCATAGACGGAAAAGTAGTTGCCACGCACGAAGTACGACCGGCCCGGCGTCCCGAGAAACTGCTGCTTTGGGTTGACAATGAAAACACCGACTTAAAAGCTGATGGCTCCGACTTTGTAACCGTAGTAGCCGCCATAGCCGATAAAAACGGGAATATCAAACGTCTGAACAACTATTATGTGAAATTCCATGTAGAAGGAGAAGGACGTATTTTAGGCGGAGCGAATATACTGGCCAATCCGGCTCCGGTAAAATGGGGGACAGCCCCCGTGCTGATACAATCCACCTTAAAGCCGGGTAAAATCAAAATCACTGCCAGCGTATTGTTCGAAGGCTCGCAAATGCCTGCCAGCGCAGTGTTGGAATTAGAAAGCAAGCCGGCAGCTCATCCTTTCATCTATACCGAAAGTGAAGCTGCGCTGATTCCCATGAGCAGCGACTCACCTTTTGGACAATCAGCCGCCAAATCGGCTTCCGAACTGGAACAAGAACGTCTGCTGAAAGAACGGAATGCACAAAGGCTGAAAGAGGTGGAAAAACAACAAGCCGACTTCGGTGAAAAGAAATAA
- a CDS encoding DUF1566 domain-containing protein produces MKKTTTILCLGIALCMLGCSDDDDQVTTTSTVPFSLTASLSPRSSDAEDTGILQGNWNANSQLAVMKTGSSGVPKTILTRETDSSDTFTGDLSTLVKNENEIAVFYPAAAITATSSDTLTQTLNLSGQDGTLAGITNYDYSWALCKASMNETTGSSACEMTSLVTIGKFQFTANGDSPLNNITRITVTATAGNLYSSAVMKLKDGEFSSTQTGNITIKNKTGISGTTYISFFPSEAQLHFTLVTTTGEVYETATSTTIKLEKGKVYEAPTLTCTLLPSAKVGDYYYSDATFSSEKNENKTCIGIVYALDDADGNLSPTLSTSPFGRIVALSDNQSSTKWISKAEDIEGIENYTTADGTLTSGVLPYYDGTADSFFSDKDEERIKGATIYVETGQPATWVSEGAISDFNGKAHTAYLGKSSSSYPAGGYCYQYSTSGKSAGEWYLPSAGELTLLWELQKTGVICKDKQDCFNDFTRKGYWSSSEHSAESAWYLNFVSGAIVANSKASNYATRPVAQF; encoded by the coding sequence ATGAAAAAGACAACAACTATTCTCTGTTTGGGCATCGCTCTATGCATGTTGGGGTGTAGCGATGACGATGATCAAGTTACAACAACCTCCACCGTTCCTTTTTCTCTCACAGCATCACTGTCCCCCCGTTCTTCAGATGCAGAGGATACAGGCATCCTGCAAGGCAACTGGAACGCCAACAGCCAACTGGCCGTAATGAAAACCGGTTCCAGCGGTGTTCCCAAAACGATTCTCACAAGAGAAACTGACTCTTCTGATACCTTTACGGGCGATCTTTCGACACTAGTAAAGAACGAGAATGAAATTGCCGTATTCTACCCGGCGGCAGCCATCACCGCGACCAGCAGCGACACTCTGACTCAAACCCTCAACCTGAGCGGACAAGACGGAACACTGGCAGGTATAACAAATTATGATTACTCGTGGGCACTGTGTAAAGCCAGCATGAACGAAACTACAGGCTCTTCCGCCTGCGAAATGACTAGCTTGGTCACCATCGGTAAATTCCAGTTCACCGCCAACGGTGACAGTCCTTTGAACAACATCACAAGAATTACCGTAACCGCCACTGCCGGAAACCTCTACTCGAGTGCCGTTATGAAACTAAAAGACGGAGAGTTTAGCAGTACCCAAACAGGAAATATCACTATTAAAAACAAAACCGGTATTTCCGGAACCACTTACATCTCCTTCTTCCCTTCCGAAGCACAATTGCATTTCACCCTTGTTACCACCACCGGTGAAGTGTATGAGACAGCTACTTCGACAACCATCAAATTGGAGAAAGGCAAAGTATACGAAGCGCCGACACTCACTTGCACTCTTTTACCTTCTGCCAAGGTAGGCGATTATTACTATAGCGACGCTACCTTCTCCAGCGAGAAGAATGAGAATAAAACCTGCATCGGTATTGTCTATGCTCTGGATGATGCGGACGGCAATCTCTCGCCCACCCTGTCCACTTCTCCATTCGGACGCATCGTGGCATTAAGCGACAACCAGTCCAGTACCAAATGGATCAGCAAAGCAGAAGATATAGAAGGCATCGAAAACTATACCACCGCTGACGGTACATTGACAAGCGGTGTTCTCCCTTATTATGACGGAACCGCCGATTCTTTCTTCTCCGATAAGGACGAGGAACGCATCAAGGGAGCAACCATCTATGTTGAAACCGGACAACCTGCCACCTGGGTGTCAGAAGGAGCCATCAGCGACTTCAACGGAAAGGCTCACACCGCCTATCTTGGTAAAAGTTCTTCCAGTTACCCGGCAGGAGGTTACTGCTACCAATACAGTACCAGCGGCAAATCGGCAGGTGAATGGTATTTACCGTCGGCAGGCGAGTTGACTTTGTTGTGGGAACTTCAAAAAACCGGAGTCATTTGCAAAGACAAACAAGATTGTTTCAATGATTTCACACGCAAGGGGTACTGGTCTTCTTCCGAACACTCGGCAGAATCCGCCTGGTATCTGAATTTCGTTAGTGGTGCGATAGTTGCCAACAGCAAAGCCAGCAATTACGCCACGCGCCCTGTCGCACAGTTCTAA
- a CDS encoding RagB/SusD family nutrient uptake outer membrane protein, with amino-acid sequence MKINTKHIGLCLLLGAAMSTTSCNDLLDLDPVSQITPESFYTSADQLATYLNNYYSSYLVAPYSGEMYHTQSYSDGMARSDGNTDIMLAGLNGNTTLFADDHWEVSSGKALQGYYGGVRVYNYFLDKAVTGYENGTITGDAELIKNYIGEGYFFRALCYFRMLAYYGDLPIVTKVLEDNDEVIVENSKRTPRNEVARFILEDLDKAISYLASRGKFNGQRVNREAALLFKSRVALFEATFEKYHKGSGRVPGDNNWPGANMPYNSGKNFSIDSEVDFFLTEAMNAAKQVADNAQLTTNNHVIEPQPGVITGWNDYFEMYSQPSLANVPEVLLWKQYSFSLSISHDAAYRVKTGCADGYTRTFAESFLMKNGLPIYASNDYQGDVSIDNVKAGRDERLQLFVWSESTLLDSDPSAPQYSQPFKKPGIDNSNQEIRCITGYQPRKYYTYDYTQTPNDELRCTNACPVFRTAEALLNYMEACYEKNGTLDADARKYWMQLRERAGVSTDIDATIAATDLSKEKDFGVYSGTSMVDVTLYNIRRERMNELFSEGQRFADLIRWRSFDRMITAKWIPEGVNFWDNLYLLYDADIKADGTSDAVVSGKEQGKYLRPYSRNLESSNELRDGYNWHEAYYLYPIGISDIRTASADRDINNSNIYQNINWPTTAGGHAEK; translated from the coding sequence ATGAAAATAAATACAAAACACATCGGATTATGTCTTTTGTTGGGTGCTGCTATGAGTACCACCTCGTGTAACGATCTGCTCGACCTTGATCCTGTAAGCCAAATCACACCGGAGTCATTCTATACATCAGCCGATCAGCTGGCTACTTACTTGAATAATTATTATAGTTCCTATTTGGTTGCTCCCTATAGCGGAGAGATGTATCATACGCAGAGTTATAGTGATGGTATGGCACGTTCTGACGGTAATACCGATATCATGTTGGCTGGGTTGAACGGTAATACGACTCTTTTTGCCGATGACCATTGGGAAGTTTCTTCGGGAAAAGCCCTTCAGGGATACTATGGAGGGGTACGCGTTTACAATTATTTTTTAGATAAGGCAGTTACCGGTTATGAGAATGGAACGATTACCGGCGATGCGGAACTGATTAAGAACTATATCGGAGAGGGTTACTTCTTCCGTGCATTGTGTTATTTCCGAATGTTGGCCTATTATGGTGATTTACCCATAGTTACCAAGGTCTTGGAAGATAATGATGAGGTCATTGTAGAAAACAGTAAGCGTACTCCGCGTAATGAAGTGGCACGTTTCATATTGGAAGATTTGGACAAAGCTATTTCATATTTAGCAAGTCGAGGCAAGTTCAATGGTCAGCGTGTCAATAGAGAGGCGGCTTTGCTGTTTAAATCTAGAGTAGCCTTGTTTGAAGCCACTTTTGAAAAGTATCATAAAGGAAGCGGACGTGTACCGGGAGATAATAATTGGCCGGGAGCCAATATGCCTTATAACAGTGGAAAGAATTTCAGTATTGATAGTGAAGTGGATTTTTTCTTGACAGAAGCTATGAATGCTGCAAAACAGGTAGCCGATAATGCGCAACTGACTACCAATAATCATGTAATAGAACCTCAACCGGGTGTCATCACAGGTTGGAATGACTATTTTGAAATGTATAGTCAGCCTTCACTGGCTAATGTCCCCGAAGTCTTATTGTGGAAACAGTACAGCTTTAGCCTGAGTATCAGTCACGATGCAGCCTATCGTGTGAAGACTGGTTGTGCCGATGGATATACCCGTACCTTTGCAGAGTCTTTTCTGATGAAGAATGGATTACCCATTTATGCCAGCAATGACTATCAGGGTGATGTCAGCATTGATAATGTGAAAGCCGGTCGCGACGAACGTCTTCAGCTTTTTGTTTGGAGTGAGAGTACGCTGCTTGATTCTGATCCTAGTGCGCCTCAGTACAGTCAGCCATTCAAGAAACCCGGTATCGATAATTCAAATCAAGAAATACGTTGTATCACAGGGTATCAGCCACGTAAGTATTATACGTATGATTATACCCAGACTCCGAATGATGAGTTGCGCTGTACTAACGCATGCCCTGTTTTCCGTACAGCTGAGGCATTATTGAACTATATGGAAGCTTGTTATGAAAAGAATGGAACACTGGATGCTGATGCCAGAAAGTATTGGATGCAATTGCGTGAACGTGCCGGGGTGAGCACTGATATTGACGCTACAATTGCTGCTACCGATCTTTCCAAAGAAAAGGATTTCGGGGTGTATTCAGGGACTTCCATGGTGGATGTGACCTTGTATAATATTCGTCGCGAACGTATGAACGAGCTTTTCAGTGAAGGACAACGTTTTGCCGATTTGATTCGTTGGCGCTCCTTTGACCGTATGATAACTGCAAAGTGGATTCCTGAAGGAGTGAATTTTTGGGATAATCTTTATCTGTTGTATGATGCTGATATCAAGGCGGACGGGACATCGGATGCAGTTGTCTCTGGTAAAGAGCAAGGCAAGTATCTACGTCCTTACAGCCGTAATTTGGAGAGTTCCAACGAACTGCGTGATGGTTATAACTGGCATGAGGCATATTATTTGTATCCGATAGGAATCAGTGATATACGTACAGCTTCTGCTGACCGCGATATAAACAATAGCAATATATATCAGAATATAAATTGGCCCACTACGGCAGGCGGACATGCTGAAAAATAA